From the Billgrantia sulfidoxydans genome, one window contains:
- a CDS encoding DUF2798 domain-containing protein: MEELCARLLLYDFFKYFWRGGVMIFPPRLMPLVFSVLMSIYMVTLMTCLITWINTGLDAGFFSRWWRAFYISWPIAFLLILLGAPRVQKAAAKLIRIPSACRTPRV, from the coding sequence ATGGAGGAGCTTTGCGCTAGGCTGTTGCTATATGATTTTTTTAAATATTTTTGGCGTGGAGGTGTTATGATATTTCCGCCTAGGCTGATGCCCTTGGTGTTTTCCGTGCTGATGTCAATCTATATGGTGACACTGATGACATGTTTGATTACATGGATTAATACCGGTCTCGACGCGGGTTTCTTCAGCCGGTGGTGGCGAGCCTTCTATATCTCTTGGCCAATTGCCTTCTTGCTAATTCTTCTCGGCGCACCTCGAGTGCAGAAAGCGGCTGCAAAACTTATCCGAATTCCCAGTGCGTGTCGGACCCCGCGTGTTTGA
- a CDS encoding TAXI family TRAP transporter solute-binding subunit — protein sequence MKISIKKTVVAMALVVPGLVMNIASAQSYNLTVSGASPGGLWSLLGAGLDSALKENHPGSTITYQTSGGGIANVAILQRDDANLAIIEDSVLQLARDGEAPFREPVNDDVRVLAYLYTWSPMQAVIRESVAERHGIKSFEDIADVEAPLTIAINRRGNIASNVAIAMLETIGAGPDEIKSWGGDIIYAASGEQTSLIQDRRIDMFLNSLFVGQASIMQAASSVDLNLLPLSEETISTVADRSGTNPFIIPGGAYEWAPNDTPTVTVSAALAVRSDMDEEMAYNLTKAFYENYEKIAGVHSAMRALTPEIMASVEVVPYHDGAERYLKEVGLR from the coding sequence ATGAAAATATCAATTAAAAAGACTGTTGTGGCTATGGCCCTTGTGGTTCCTGGGCTGGTGATGAATATCGCTTCAGCTCAAAGCTATAATTTGACTGTCTCCGGTGCCTCCCCGGGGGGGCTATGGTCCTTGCTCGGTGCGGGTCTGGACAGTGCCTTGAAAGAAAATCATCCGGGCTCGACCATCACCTACCAAACTTCAGGTGGAGGAATTGCTAACGTTGCCATCCTGCAGCGCGATGATGCAAACCTTGCCATTATCGAGGATTCTGTGCTGCAGTTGGCTCGTGATGGTGAAGCACCGTTTCGTGAGCCAGTTAATGACGATGTCAGAGTGCTCGCTTATCTTTATACATGGTCTCCTATGCAAGCTGTCATAAGGGAGTCTGTAGCTGAAAGGCATGGCATCAAAAGTTTTGAGGATATTGCTGATGTCGAGGCACCACTTACTATAGCCATCAATAGGCGTGGAAATATCGCATCTAATGTCGCCATAGCCATGCTGGAGACTATTGGAGCTGGGCCGGATGAAATTAAGAGCTGGGGAGGCGATATCATTTATGCCGCATCAGGTGAGCAGACCAGTCTGATTCAGGATCGCCGCATTGATATGTTCTTGAACAGCCTATTTGTCGGACAAGCTTCCATCATGCAGGCTGCGTCGAGTGTCGATTTGAACCTGCTGCCTTTGTCCGAGGAGACTATCAGTACAGTAGCGGATAGGAGCGGGACTAATCCATTCATTATCCCTGGTGGTGCTTATGAATGGGCGCCCAACGATACTCCGACTGTTACTGTCAGCGCTGCTTTAGCTGTGCGCAGCGACATGGACGAGGAAATGGCATATAACCTGACAAAGGCTTTTTATGAAAACTATGAAAAAATCGCAGGCGTACACTCGGCAATGAGAGCCCTTACACCTGAAATCATGGCATCTGTTGAAGTGGTTCCTTATCACGATGGTGCTGAACGCTACCTCAAGGAAGTGGGCCTCCGTTAA
- a CDS encoding DMT family transporter: MASSQSIPILLSLASSLMFACTFVLIKMAGQALSSLAALWVTLTTNVGFLWAWSLLREKGSVTPSGEWQYFVLAGIFAPLLGRLFQFQGMAKLGANITTPITLTHPIFTVLLAVVFLGESLGGGALFGVFLVLVGSILLGLQSGQGSMECAGAPKQFLLLPLAASLAYGVSVVFRKVGIDMGSDAVTAAAVTTSTSWLLFAIYLVAYRPSGVFRCKSQELAKFVAAGVFSSLGPVFLYMALQVGRVSVVAPLASTTPFFVLLVTGLYMRNDEVFNRWVVLGTIFTVLGVALIVSFRAS, translated from the coding sequence GTGGCCAGTTCGCAATCCATACCTATCTTACTTTCTCTGGCATCGTCACTGATGTTCGCTTGCACATTTGTTCTCATCAAGATGGCTGGTCAAGCATTATCATCTCTAGCTGCCCTATGGGTTACCCTCACCACCAACGTGGGCTTTCTCTGGGCATGGAGTTTGCTGAGGGAGAAGGGTAGTGTCACGCCTTCAGGAGAATGGCAGTATTTCGTGCTCGCTGGTATTTTTGCGCCTTTGCTTGGGCGGCTGTTTCAGTTTCAGGGCATGGCCAAGTTGGGCGCTAATATCACTACGCCTATTACATTGACACATCCGATTTTTACGGTGCTTCTGGCAGTCGTTTTTTTGGGTGAAAGTCTAGGTGGCGGAGCTCTTTTCGGCGTATTTCTGGTGCTGGTTGGAAGTATACTTCTTGGCTTGCAGAGCGGACAGGGATCGATGGAATGTGCTGGCGCTCCGAAGCAGTTTCTGTTGTTGCCATTGGCTGCATCACTGGCTTACGGTGTGTCAGTTGTATTTAGAAAGGTGGGTATCGATATGGGGTCGGACGCAGTTACTGCGGCAGCGGTAACGACCTCAACTTCTTGGTTGCTATTCGCTATATACCTGGTGGCTTACAGGCCTTCAGGTGTGTTCAGGTGTAAGTCTCAAGAACTTGCGAAATTTGTAGCCGCAGGCGTGTTTTCGAGCCTTGGTCCCGTGTTTCTATATATGGCGCTACAAGTGGGTAGGGTTTCCGTTGTTGCCCCCTTGGCTTCGACGACCCCTTTTTTTGTGTTGCTTGTTACAGGATTGTACATGCGAAACGATGAGGTCTTCAATAGATGGGTTGTTCTCGGCACCATTTTCACCGTTTTGGGTGTTGCTCTGATTGTGTCATTTAGGGCATCTTGA
- the nadC gene encoding carboxylating nicotinate-nucleotide diphosphorylase codes for MYRVEKKSLKADMQRNVAAALREDVGSGDITSELVPGDCIGKAVIIAKEEAVVCGAGWVDEVFFQIDPKVKIDWCVTDGDRVEVGQEICHIAGNARSLLTGERTALNYLQTLSGTATRSRFFCKLIEGTSAKLLDTRKTLPGLRLAQKYAVCCGGCHSHRMGLYDAFLIKENHISACGGIAMAIDQARRLAPERSIEVEVEDLEEFKQALEARPDIIMLDNFCVEDIRMAVSLAAGRVTLEASGGVTEATLIDIARTGVDYISLGTLTKDLKAIDLSMRLSM; via the coding sequence ATGTATAGGGTGGAAAAGAAAAGTCTTAAGGCTGACATGCAAAGGAATGTTGCTGCTGCATTGAGGGAGGATGTTGGAAGTGGTGATATTACATCTGAATTAGTGCCAGGTGATTGCATTGGCAAGGCTGTTATTATAGCAAAGGAGGAAGCTGTAGTTTGTGGTGCTGGCTGGGTTGATGAGGTTTTTTTCCAAATTGATCCTAAGGTAAAAATTGACTGGTGCGTCACAGATGGTGATCGGGTAGAGGTTGGTCAAGAGATTTGTCATATTGCTGGGAATGCAAGATCACTTTTGACAGGGGAAAGAACGGCACTCAATTACCTGCAGACTCTCTCGGGTACTGCGACTCGTAGCCGTTTTTTTTGCAAATTGATTGAAGGGACTTCTGCTAAGCTTCTAGATACAAGGAAGACGCTACCAGGATTACGTTTGGCTCAGAAATATGCGGTATGTTGCGGAGGCTGCCATAGTCATCGCATGGGCTTGTACGATGCATTTCTTATCAAGGAGAATCATATTTCAGCTTGTGGGGGTATCGCGATGGCGATAGACCAAGCGAGGCGTCTGGCGCCCGAGAGGTCGATCGAAGTGGAAGTCGAAGACCTAGAGGAATTCAAGCAAGCACTCGAGGCGAGGCCCGACATTATCATGTTGGACAACTTCTGTGTCGAGGATATACGCATGGCAGTCAGCTTAGCAGCAGGACGCGTTACGCTCGAGGCCTCGGGAGGCGTGACCGAGGCCACCTTGATCGATATCGCAAGGACAGGGGTCGATTACATCTCCCTTGGCACCCTTACCAAGGACCTCAAGGCGATTGATCTGTCGATGCGTCTATCGATGTGA
- a CDS encoding MarR family winged helix-turn-helix transcriptional regulator, whose product MPRTNNRETQTVLRHWQEDVPDDRLAHLIRDAGRVLTKSLQTRLAEHSVSFGHWSFLRILWVTEGLTQRELSEQAGLMEPTTFTALKAMEAKGLIERRQLNGNRKNIHIYLTEKGRNLKKTLIPLAEEVNDIAVQGVECEDLRVTRRTLLKIISNLAEANE is encoded by the coding sequence ATGCCCCGTACCAACAATCGGGAAACGCAAACGGTTCTTCGTCATTGGCAAGAGGATGTTCCGGACGATCGCTTGGCCCACTTGATACGCGATGCAGGCCGAGTTCTGACAAAGAGCCTACAGACACGCTTGGCCGAGCACTCGGTAAGCTTCGGTCACTGGTCGTTTCTGCGCATCCTCTGGGTAACGGAAGGATTGACGCAACGCGAGCTCAGTGAACAGGCTGGACTGATGGAGCCCACGACCTTTACCGCCCTGAAAGCAATGGAGGCCAAAGGCCTGATCGAACGCCGACAACTCAATGGTAACCGCAAGAACATACATATCTACCTTACGGAAAAAGGGCGTAATCTCAAGAAAACCCTGATCCCACTTGCTGAGGAAGTCAATGATATTGCCGTGCAAGGTGTCGAATGTGAAGATCTCCGAGTGACGCGGCGCACCTTACTCAAGATCATCAGCAACCTGGCCGAGGCTAACGAATAA
- a CDS encoding ERF family protein — translation MTTPSQPSRSKANGRAPATRQTSVPVTEAVPVPASPLQESTAIIQVIERAALNPEVDIDKMERLLQMQERVLDRQALMAYSAAMAAMQTELPSIVERGQGNNGAYATLEDIVDTVRPIMQHHGFAVSFRIQTQERGIQVTGVLMHKDGHREETSMLLPADTSGSKNAVQAFGSSTSYGKRYVLCALLNITTRGQDDNGHGAAPPMKVVTPFQASQLQQLISACPVTTQEWFVGKYGDVAQVPRSDFDKLRASLQKRAVPQRQRH, via the coding sequence CCAACCTTCACGTAGCAAGGCCAACGGCCGGGCTCCGGCTACCCGCCAGACCTCAGTCCCAGTCACCGAGGCAGTACCGGTTCCGGCGTCACCGCTGCAGGAAAGCACCGCGATCATCCAGGTGATCGAGCGTGCTGCCCTCAACCCCGAAGTCGACATCGACAAGATGGAGCGCCTGCTGCAGATGCAGGAGCGCGTCCTCGACCGCCAGGCGCTGATGGCCTATAGCGCCGCCATGGCGGCGATGCAGACGGAACTGCCGAGCATCGTCGAACGCGGCCAGGGCAACAACGGCGCCTACGCCACGCTGGAGGACATCGTCGACACCGTGCGCCCCATCATGCAGCACCACGGCTTTGCGGTGAGCTTCCGTATCCAGACCCAGGAGCGCGGCATCCAGGTCACCGGGGTGCTGATGCACAAGGACGGCCACCGCGAGGAGACCAGCATGCTGCTGCCGGCCGATACCAGCGGCAGCAAGAACGCCGTGCAGGCCTTCGGCTCCTCGACCAGCTACGGCAAGCGCTACGTGCTGTGTGCACTGCTCAACATCACCACCCGGGGCCAGGACGACAACGGTCATGGTGCGGCGCCGCCAATGAAGGTGGTCACTCCGTTCCAGGCGAGTCAGCTCCAGCAGTTGATCAGTGCCTGCCCCGTGACTACTCAGGAGTGGTTCGTCGGCAAGTACGGCGACGTGGCGCAGGTGCCACGCAGCGACTTCGACAAGCTGCGTGCCTCCTTGCAGAAACGCGCCGTGCCCCAGCGTCAACGTCACTGA
- a CDS encoding TRAP transporter permease, whose amino-acid sequence MSKILLLLTGTGAKRNLTGKLSMAVHGCAALVALSVIYTTTIIYIDLYVMMVVFLSAMLALLFINVSAGPEGRQDRPSLLDWCFVVASIIVGAYFFVESQRIAERITLFDPLETPDLLAASALLVLTIEATRRTVGFGLTSVVLVFVAYNLWGHSLPGAFGFREVSYNHFLDIMMFTSDGLFGVPLRVAATYAFLFVMFGTFLSKAGGAEFFYNLSSAIAGSKPGGPAKIAVISSGLYGTMSGSPTSDVVTTGSVTIPIMQRLGYSKPLSGSVEVAASTGGSLLPPVMGSAAFIMAEYTGIEYRDIVIAGIVPALLYFLCVYVQVHLRSQKLGLKGLPKDETPSLQETLKNGGLFILPLVALSVALVMGYSPTYVAVIATVSVLVVSAVRPSTRMSLKAIWDALAVTTLRMVSVVAACAAAGLVIGGISMTGLGGKFAELVFMLAGDSTVIALVISAMLAIILGMGMPTPSAFILAAVLVGPTLLSMDLSVLQANMFILYFAVLSAMTPPVAVAAFAASAIADAKPLEIATGAVRLAITAFIVPFAFVHGEGLLLVGSWIDIAVSCISAVVGVLLLSVAVEGFWRQRLTKPFARVGFGVAGLLFIMPSWWAVVVALVCLTLAIAATPHLRLHRSKMQA is encoded by the coding sequence ATGAGTAAAATTTTGTTGCTTCTGACGGGCACCGGTGCCAAGCGAAACCTGACAGGAAAATTGAGTATGGCAGTGCATGGATGCGCTGCCCTTGTGGCACTGTCGGTCATTTATACTACGACGATCATATACATTGATCTTTATGTCATGATGGTCGTCTTTCTATCTGCTATGCTGGCTCTGCTGTTTATTAACGTGAGTGCAGGGCCCGAGGGACGACAGGATCGCCCTAGCCTGTTAGACTGGTGCTTTGTCGTAGCTAGCATTATAGTCGGTGCTTATTTCTTTGTGGAAAGTCAGCGGATAGCCGAGCGGATCACCCTGTTCGACCCACTGGAGACGCCGGACTTGCTAGCAGCGAGCGCGCTTCTAGTGCTTACAATTGAAGCAACTCGACGGACTGTGGGTTTTGGTCTTACCAGTGTAGTGCTGGTCTTTGTCGCTTACAATCTTTGGGGGCACTCCCTCCCGGGTGCATTTGGCTTCCGGGAGGTCAGCTACAACCACTTCCTTGATATCATGATGTTCACCTCGGATGGGTTGTTCGGGGTGCCTCTCAGAGTGGCGGCGACCTATGCCTTCCTGTTTGTTATGTTCGGTACCTTTCTGTCAAAGGCGGGTGGGGCCGAGTTCTTCTATAATCTATCGTCGGCGATTGCTGGGTCAAAGCCTGGAGGGCCGGCCAAGATCGCTGTGATTTCATCAGGGCTGTACGGTACAATGTCAGGCAGCCCCACTTCCGATGTGGTCACGACGGGCTCCGTTACTATCCCAATCATGCAGCGACTTGGCTACAGTAAACCGCTGTCGGGTAGTGTTGAAGTGGCTGCGTCAACGGGTGGGAGCCTCTTGCCACCGGTGATGGGGTCAGCAGCATTTATCATGGCGGAATATACTGGCATCGAGTATCGCGATATCGTAATTGCCGGTATTGTTCCGGCGCTGCTATATTTTCTTTGCGTTTATGTTCAGGTGCATTTGCGTTCACAGAAGCTCGGCCTGAAAGGACTGCCAAAGGATGAAACACCGAGCCTCCAAGAAACTCTCAAGAACGGTGGGTTGTTTATCCTTCCCCTCGTAGCCTTGTCTGTGGCACTGGTGATGGGTTACTCCCCGACTTATGTGGCTGTAATTGCTACTGTCTCGGTCCTGGTTGTATCTGCAGTTCGACCTTCGACTCGGATGAGTCTCAAAGCAATATGGGATGCCTTGGCTGTTACCACGCTGCGTATGGTGTCCGTCGTGGCAGCCTGCGCTGCGGCTGGCCTGGTGATTGGCGGCATTTCCATGACAGGACTGGGAGGAAAATTTGCCGAACTCGTCTTTATGCTTGCTGGCGATAGTACGGTTATTGCGCTGGTCATCTCTGCCATGCTCGCGATCATCCTTGGAATGGGCATGCCGACTCCCTCAGCCTTCATCTTGGCAGCTGTACTGGTCGGTCCCACTCTGCTAAGCATGGATTTGAGTGTGCTTCAGGCGAACATGTTTATCCTGTATTTTGCAGTGCTCTCGGCCATGACACCACCAGTGGCCGTAGCAGCGTTCGCGGCCTCGGCGATCGCGGATGCCAAGCCTCTGGAAATTGCTACTGGAGCTGTGAGGCTAGCCATCACTGCCTTCATTGTACCGTTCGCCTTTGTTCATGGCGAGGGCTTGCTGCTGGTAGGTAGCTGGATAGACATCGCTGTTTCGTGCATCTCTGCAGTGGTGGGCGTGCTATTGCTCAGTGTCGCGGTAGAAGGCTTCTGGCGCCAGCGGCTGACTAAACCATTTGCGAGAGTAGGCTTTGGTGTGGCCGGTCTGCTCTTTATCATGCCGAGCTGGTGGGCAGTAGTAGTGGCTTTAGTGTGCCTCACCTTGGCTATAGCCGCCACGCCTCATTTGCGGCTGCATAGAAGCAAGATGCAGGCATGA
- a CDS encoding lambda exonuclease family protein: MQILTLEQGTPEWHAARLGIVTMSELKTLLVNGKGPEGFGAGAISYMHQLIGERITGEPSDAFQGNAHTQRGHELEPIARELYHEATGLPRLEQVGIILNHGVGYSPDCLVDSNGLVEIKTKLPKYQIELLLEGELPQEHVAQCQGGLWVSEREWIDFVSYWPGMPLFVKRAYRDEALIRTIAERVEAFYEEMERRMAMVMVA; the protein is encoded by the coding sequence ATGCAGATCCTGACACTGGAACAGGGCACGCCCGAGTGGCATGCCGCCCGTCTTGGCATCGTCACCATGTCCGAGCTGAAGACCCTGCTGGTCAATGGCAAGGGGCCGGAAGGCTTCGGAGCCGGTGCCATCAGTTACATGCATCAGCTGATCGGGGAGCGTATCACCGGTGAGCCCTCGGATGCCTTTCAGGGCAATGCGCACACTCAGCGAGGCCATGAACTTGAGCCTATCGCCAGGGAGCTTTATCACGAGGCCACCGGCCTGCCCCGCCTCGAGCAGGTCGGTATCATCCTCAACCACGGGGTGGGCTACTCGCCGGACTGCCTGGTGGACAGTAACGGCCTGGTCGAGATCAAGACCAAGCTGCCCAAGTACCAGATCGAGCTGCTGCTCGAGGGTGAGCTGCCCCAGGAGCACGTGGCACAGTGCCAGGGCGGCCTGTGGGTCAGCGAGCGGGAGTGGATCGACTTCGTCAGCTACTGGCCGGGGATGCCGCTGTTCGTCAAGCGCGCCTATCGCGACGAGGCGCTGATCCGCACCATCGCCGAGCGCGTGGAGGCGTTCTACGAGGAAATGGAGCGCCGCATGGCCATGGTCATGGTAGCCTGA
- a CDS encoding PDR/VanB family oxidoreductase, protein MSELLVSALDAIADGIYRIELVDPNGDDLPEFAPGAHVRIETPSGQMRHYSLCNDPDEQERYVIAVKREEEGTGGSRSLIDETRVGDHLKVSAPRNDFELTGNPARYIFIAGGIGITPILSMIHHLQATGGKPFKLYYLTREPSQTAFLEELSAPEYRGKVVIHHDHGDPDNAYDLWPVLEQPKGAHIYCCGPRGLMEAVRDMTGHWTPSSVHFEDFGGSQTASTAEDTPFTVRLHKTGEAIPVPAGVSILEALRVNGHHVPYSCESGTCGSCRTRLLEGEAEHRDLVLSEAERQNHIMVCVSRARSKELVIDLAE, encoded by the coding sequence ATGAGCGAACTGCTCGTCTCCGCACTGGACGCAATCGCTGATGGCATCTACCGCATAGAGCTCGTTGACCCCAATGGCGACGACCTTCCCGAATTCGCACCTGGAGCTCATGTGCGCATCGAGACTCCCAGCGGCCAGATGAGACATTACTCGCTGTGCAACGATCCCGACGAGCAGGAGCGGTATGTCATTGCGGTCAAGCGCGAGGAGGAAGGCACCGGCGGATCGAGGAGCCTGATTGACGAAACCCGGGTGGGCGATCACCTCAAGGTATCGGCGCCGCGCAACGACTTCGAGCTGACAGGTAACCCCGCTCGCTACATCTTCATCGCCGGCGGAATCGGCATCACCCCGATTCTCTCAATGATTCATCACCTGCAGGCAACGGGAGGCAAACCCTTCAAGCTCTACTACTTGACGCGCGAGCCGTCGCAAACTGCCTTTCTCGAGGAACTCAGCGCCCCCGAGTATCGAGGCAAGGTGGTGATCCATCATGACCATGGCGATCCCGACAACGCCTATGACCTGTGGCCGGTCCTCGAGCAGCCCAAGGGAGCCCACATCTACTGTTGCGGCCCCCGGGGACTGATGGAGGCGGTTCGCGACATGACCGGCCACTGGACACCCTCCAGTGTGCACTTCGAGGACTTCGGCGGGAGCCAGACAGCCAGCACAGCAGAGGATACGCCTTTCACCGTACGCCTCCACAAGACCGGCGAGGCGATTCCGGTACCGGCAGGCGTATCGATCCTCGAGGCATTGAGAGTGAACGGCCATCATGTGCCCTACTCCTGCGAAAGTGGTACCTGCGGCTCCTGCCGAACCCGGCTGTTGGAAGGTGAGGCGGAGCACCGTGACCTGGTTTTGTCAGAAGCCGAGCGACAGAATCACATCATGGTCTGTGTCTCGCGCGCACGTTCGAAGGAACTGGTAATCGATCTAGCGGAATAA
- a CDS encoding class II aldolase/adducin family protein, producing MNTNNSISVTATQSTEYLLRDLVDANHILFNEGVLDAFGHVSIRHPENTERFLLARNMAPGLVTLDDILTFDLDGTPIDADDRPVYLERFIHGEIYRARPDVMAVVHSHSPSVVPFSAVKSTPLRPMCHMSGFLGAGAPIFEIRDTAGTATDLLIRDRSLGASLADSLGNDNVVLMRGHGATVTGPTLKQAVYRAIYVEVNARLQADALRLGPIEYLTPEEANAAREATEGQVERPWQLWKMRARQAQAHLGGV from the coding sequence ATGAATACCAATAATTCGATCTCAGTTACGGCGACCCAAAGCACAGAATATCTATTGAGGGACCTCGTAGATGCCAACCATATCCTTTTCAATGAAGGCGTACTCGATGCCTTCGGACATGTCAGCATCCGGCACCCGGAAAATACCGAACGGTTTCTGCTGGCGCGGAACATGGCACCCGGGCTCGTCACGTTGGACGATATCCTGACATTCGATCTCGATGGCACCCCCATCGATGCCGATGACCGGCCCGTCTATCTCGAGCGCTTCATTCATGGAGAGATCTACCGTGCACGACCGGATGTCATGGCGGTTGTACATAGCCACTCTCCTTCCGTCGTCCCCTTCAGTGCCGTCAAGTCGACTCCTTTGCGGCCGATGTGCCATATGAGCGGCTTCTTGGGTGCTGGTGCGCCGATCTTCGAGATCCGGGACACGGCAGGCACGGCGACTGACCTGCTGATCCGGGATCGTTCGCTGGGGGCTTCACTTGCCGATTCCCTGGGAAACGACAATGTCGTACTGATGCGTGGGCATGGCGCGACGGTCACCGGGCCTACCTTGAAGCAAGCAGTCTATCGAGCCATCTATGTCGAAGTAAATGCACGGCTTCAAGCTGATGCACTGCGACTTGGCCCCATCGAGTACCTGACACCCGAGGAGGCCAACGCAGCCAGGGAGGCGACCGAGGGGCAGGTGGAAAGGCCCTGGCAACTATGGAAAATGCGGGCACGCCAGGCTCAAGCCCACCTTGGAGGAGTTTGA
- a CDS encoding Gfo/Idh/MocA family oxidoreductase yields MPVPRLKLGVAGLGRGFMLLLPTLAAHPGIRLVAAADPREEARRQFRADFGARTYAEVADLCADPDVEAIYVATPHQFHREHVELAAAHGKHALVEKPMALSLEDCQAMIDAMRRAGRWLVVGHSHSFDAPYLRTREMIDSQGFGAVRMISALNYTDFLYRPRRLEELDTSQGGGVVFSQAAHQVDIVRLLGGGHVKSVRAATGSWDPARPTEGAYSALLTFNNGVFASMTYSGFAHFDSDELCGWSGELGQPRDPDQYGTARAKLAKIQGPEEEAALKNTRTYGAGLSLANSQLQDSAHNHFGFILVSCDGADLRPLPHGVQVYAHTRRYLETLPSPEIPRREVLDELIGAIRHDRPPIHTGEWGMATMEVCLALLESARHRHEVTLSHQQA; encoded by the coding sequence ATGCCAGTACCCCGCTTGAAACTCGGCGTTGCCGGCCTAGGGCGTGGCTTCATGCTGCTGTTGCCCACCCTCGCGGCCCATCCAGGTATTCGCTTAGTGGCAGCAGCCGATCCACGAGAGGAGGCTCGCCGGCAGTTTAGAGCCGACTTCGGCGCGAGAACCTATGCCGAGGTCGCCGACCTGTGCGCCGATCCTGACGTGGAAGCGATATATGTCGCCACTCCCCACCAATTTCATCGCGAGCATGTCGAACTGGCGGCGGCACATGGCAAGCATGCCCTAGTCGAGAAGCCGATGGCACTCTCCCTTGAGGATTGCCAGGCCATGATCGATGCCATGCGCCGCGCCGGACGCTGGCTAGTCGTCGGACACAGTCATAGCTTCGATGCGCCTTATCTGCGCACTCGCGAGATGATCGACAGCCAAGGGTTCGGGGCGGTGCGCATGATCAGCGCCCTCAATTACACCGACTTTCTCTACCGCCCCCGCCGTCTGGAAGAGCTGGACACCTCGCAGGGCGGCGGTGTGGTGTTCAGCCAGGCTGCTCATCAGGTCGATATCGTGCGTCTGCTCGGCGGCGGGCACGTCAAAAGCGTACGGGCCGCCACTGGAAGCTGGGATCCTGCACGCCCCACGGAAGGCGCCTATAGTGCGCTACTCACCTTCAATAACGGTGTCTTTGCCAGCATGACCTACAGCGGATTCGCGCATTTTGATAGCGACGAACTCTGCGGATGGTCTGGCGAACTAGGCCAGCCTCGAGATCCCGACCAGTACGGCACTGCCAGGGCGAAGCTGGCGAAGATTCAAGGACCCGAAGAGGAAGCCGCTCTCAAGAATACCCGTACCTATGGCGCCGGCCTATCCCTAGCCAATAGCCAACTACAAGACTCGGCACACAATCATTTTGGCTTCATCCTTGTTTCCTGCGATGGTGCCGACCTTCGTCCCCTACCGCACGGGGTACAGGTCTATGCTCATACTCGCCGCTATCTTGAAACATTGCCGTCACCGGAGATCCCGAGGCGTGAAGTCCTGGATGAACTGATAGGTGCCATACGCCATGACCGTCCCCCCATTCACACCGGCGAATGGGGCATGGCCACGATGGAAGTCTGTTTGGCACTGCTTGAATCCGCACGACATAGACATGAAGTCACGCTATCTCACCAGCAGGCATGA